Genomic DNA from Dysidea avara chromosome 10, odDysAvar1.4, whole genome shotgun sequence:
CTGTTTCCATAAAAGAGGTATCTGAAATCAAGAGTTTCCCAGCAAAAACCATCCTGCAAGATCCTGCAGGAGTCCTGCAAGTTCCTGCAGGAAATGACCAGATTCTCTTGCAAGAGTCTTGCAAGATCCTGGAATGCTCTTGCAGGATTTTGCAGGAAATCTCTTGCAAGATCTTGCGTAAAGTTCTTGCAGGATCATTTTGcctggaatctggaatctttgcAAAAAAAAGTGGTGAGATTAGGAAACTTACATGCAATATTTGGGTAGTGTCAGACCCCTTTGTGGAATATTACTTTCTTTGTTTTGCAGTCTGCTCTATACCCTGCACAAATGTagcaatgtatatatatatatatatatatgtatgcaatGTACTAGCTGATGGGCTATTTGTTTTAGTGCATGTGTGTCAGTGGATGGGACAATTGGTTCCCctctttgtggaggagccatagctacttcttttAGTTGGAATACTAAACCTTGTCAGGCCAAAATCAAtgtatataactcatgaaaaatCATACTTTGTAGaatcacctgaaaccaaagtcaaagcagctgtcaaactgtcacccagcaccctTTGTGCatgctaaaataattatcatattGTTGGTGTTTAAgacttttaaacagcttttaagacttcacaaccatctgcaaggAAATATCAGCAGTGAGACAcgtaagaggtgattatttgctgcttaaaAAAATACAGAAActagcaagagaatctgctctccccaaccacctacaacatAGCCGGTTTGTGTCCCTCCTCTTGCCTTGGATTTACCCCTGTATGTGGCATGCTAATAGCACTGTAATCGTCTTTGTTTTGCAGTTTGCTCGTCCAAAAGTCTTTAGTCTTCCAGAGGATCCTGCAAAGGCAGAAGAGTGCAAAGGAAAACTTGAAAAAGCAATTACCACATGTGAGAGCTACTTTTTGAGTAGAGGAAAGTATATTGGAGGAGATGATATTTCTGTTGCTGACCTGAAGCCATTTTGTGAGCTGACACAATTGTGGATGACTGATTATAAACCCTACCAGGATGGTTCTAAGGTTGATGTTTGGATGAAGAACTGTAAAGAGAGATTAGGACCAGCCTATGACAAAGCTCATAAACCAGTTAATGATGCAATTGAGCAGGGATGGTTCAAGTCTAAAAGTTAAATGATACTAAGACTACTAAGGCTGGACCCACTAAGACTTGCATTTGTCATTGCTATATATTATACATTAATTTTGCTACAACATGTTGTGTTATACATAGTTGAAACACATGCTACGCATGCACTATATTGATGCTTATTGTAGGTCATGCAGTGATTTAAATGGTTTGGTCCATTTTGCGAATTAAATATGCCTGTCCTAAAATATGTGGACTgtctttgtgtgtgtatgttggtGAAAGATATCCTGGCTGCTTATAACCAGGTTTATAACTTTTACTGAATTCTGATACTTTCACCAGAATGTAATGGTGTACATGCACAACAAAGTAAGTTACCTAGTTTACCAGCAATTCTACAGTGGTGAACAAAACTTTatgtaagattgagatactctcatagaacagtcagccaaatactctaatagagcagtcattgcatataattataaggaTCCCCCACAGTTGTTGAGTATGAAAACTTACATTTGCAGTATTATCCCATGGGCACTTTTAACCTGCTAGGagtattttaaaatgaaatgtacatggTCCTTTGTATATACCATTCTTTAAGTGCGTGACTGCATGACTGctacaactcttgatcagtTAGAAAGTGTGGTGAGGGGACAGAAACTAAAGGTGGTATTTTTACATTTCGGGACTGAATTTTTATGTACAGCAGTTAAATGACACAAATATCTAATCTTATAATGCACCTCCCTTGCCAAGCCCTGGATCCACCCTGTGTATCGCTTAATTGTAATTATTCATACCAGCCAAGACACATAAATGCTGTGCCTATTAATAATTTTCTGATGTGAGTGGCATAATGGTCTTGTAATATTTTGTGGCATCAGATAGCTGAGAGGCATGTTGTTACATTTCTGTTGAAGTTGGCAAAGTAGCATAATAATCTTTCATGCTAAAGAACACAAAGCTAGCAAGGTGGTAGTAGATGACAGAATCTGCATTCTAAACTGCCATGATTTCCATTCTCTATCATAATCCCTCAGTAACTATCGTGAAACCTGTCCAATCAAAGTGGCCACTCTAATAATCGCCAAACAGGGCCATAgtcagacttttatctgggtggGTTCTTTTAGaggaaaagtggacctttttagaTGGGATGGTACAGATTGCATTATGGTGTGCaacagcatgcaaagcatactGAAAGGGGGGTGGgcatcccccccccccaggaaagttttgaaaatagatactaaaagatTGGATTTGGTGGCATTTCAGTAaacaaaaataacaattttttaggtaagctcaagaccagctatgtggatgacatctgggaaaatatttctactgctactgtaaatTATACTgtctgtgcatgcatgtgtaatgtgtctaaatataataatatatattgaaatgtcacagtgaataagaatgggaaagattgagtgCTCTAGATCtgtcatgatcaacaggggcagtggagcagaacaaagagCATCTTAAGTCCACTTAAACtgaattattagtttctcatcctcctatactcaaaatagcagtgcaggAGGGCAGAtttaatggacttttgctactggacttgtaaaattgtggacctttttgctaaaatggTGGACCGGACTTTttctgaaattgtggaccttttttccaaacCGGAGGACGGTTCTTCAGACCCCCAAACCCCCACCCCTGGCCTGCCAAATGTGTCATACAGCTTTTTCAAAAAGTTGATCCTCCgggacattgtgaatgataatggaggacattttatccctcttgtatgtgagacctttggtgtttggtcaccatatgccctatcagttttaggatccatagctgacagaacaactgttagaaatgGTTTACCTcaaaagtttgctaggcgccaacttctccagcaactgtctgtgactttgtgcaggtacaatgcaaaaatgatactccgccagtattcacttactgctgaggacaaatttcctgactttgacattggttaagtatgtagctagtaataagtatatagttaggtaataagtagtagtatggtgtagttttctgTATGTACAAGTTCTTCTTCAATACGCTGACGCATGTTGGGAAAAAAGttgatgcgggcattttacccatgcatttctgaaatttcacattctccaataaaagatgcgggcggtggaccagaaacataagtAATAACTGGAGTGGCCTTACCATACTGTTTAAAATAAAATGTACAAGATTACAAGACATTTACTGATACACAAACGATTGCTAAACACAGCTCATAAGCGCCGAAAAGCGGCAAAGGAGCATAACACTCATGATCAGCTGCATGTGTTCTCAGTATGATCTTTTATGACTGAAATGCCTTTGCAACCACATGTCCTtatatatatagagagagagTAGTAATTGCCTGGGCTGTGTCTGGTCATGTTTCGGCGTTTATAAGCTCCTGCTAAGCAATACACAGTATGAAAATGAGCTATAAGTGAGGTACGTGTGTGCATGAGTTTGTGATAAGTCCGTGACAATTGCTATGTGGCTTCTGTTGTCAAACAGAGGACTTCTGTTGGCTGGTAGTTGCTGGCTTCTGTTGGTGCTGCCTACAGTACCCCTCATGCCGTGTCCGCAAGGAGTGTGAAGGAGCAGTAGCAACAGGAGATGCGGCCAGTGATGTATGAAGTTGCTGATTGGAGTAGTTACAGTCGGGTCTGTGACATGGAGAATGGTGCTGACTTTACCAGGTTGGGGAAACACATGTGGGTATTAAAGTCAGCAGCAATTAGGCGACTGGAGTGATGATTGATAGGTTCATTGATGGAGTGCAGTGAAAAGCTGCACCTGGTTGGCCGGAGCCAGTTAATATACGCTGTGTGTCGAAGTGAGCTGCTGTCCAGAACATGAGCAGAGTTGACACGTCGAGATCTCGGTTGAGATGAGTCTACTGTGTTGTTTGCGGAAGTGGGTGAGTTGAGCAGTGAGCTAGCTCGATGTTGGCGTTTGGTGTGGGCTCTGCAGTGTTGCTTCAACAATCCAGAAGCGTAGTTTGCAAGCTAGTTGTTTCAAACGACGTGCCTGTAGGAGCTGGAAAGGTTGCTGGGTGAGCTGTGGTTGACTGCTGGTAGCTAGTGTCCAGTGGATGACATTGGTGGTGGTTGGGAGGAGGTTGTCACCACATGGAAGAGTGTTCAGCTGATTGCTGAGGTtacaccatagattatagtatgtacatgttgagctggatcctcaagaacatttaataactcacagATGCAATTATAcaatgatcttgaaatttggctcatttgcagcACTACTTGACCtgaaaaaaatatttcaaaatcttttcgttcaaatgtctgacacaatatttatggccaatcaaaattttcatcatacatttcctatggggaagccataaagtgtagtgttcattacagccctttcccgaagtggtaatggagccaaaccatacatgtctgttgttgacacctttgctgtcaccactatataatcatctggttggctgaaatattaactctcttgagaaaaaatccacttttaattgttagctgtttttcaggatccagttcaacttgtacatactataggccACTCCAAAAATTTCATTGTTTCCTGCATGCAAATTCTCTTCTGCATGGTTTTATTCATTATGCTgtaaactgaacattttattcattgttTATCACGTGAACGTGTAGTAGTTGTACACAGGCACTATTTCTAGCAATAACCTTATTCAGAGTCAGCTtttatgctgtatttcatgcCCTTATATAGTTTAGCTCTAATAGTTGTTACGTGGGTCATGGATGTAAACATTAGAAGCATAGCtataatcaagagtaaataatagaagAGAGAGTGTCTATCTCCAGTATGggccatcaaaaatgacagccaCAAGTCCACACGCTTCCCTTGAGTTTACAGGAAGGGTATTAATATACTTTACTAACTTTGAAGGGGTTACTCATCAAAGTCACCACCTCCTAAAAGTGTTAACTCAAAAATCAGCACTTATATCATAAGCATGAATTTACTATAATATCCAAAAAGACTTGTGactgtcatttttgatggcccatactggagttagacactctctcttCTATTATTTTACTCTGCTTGCTACTCGGCTTgctataatgaataataaacTGCCTGCCGCTGGCACACAGTTTTTTGagatcaatgaaatgggaaacaatgaattttcttggagagGGAATAGAAACTATCAGATGGTTTATTAAAATTTNNNNNNNNNNNNNNNNNNNNNNNNNNNNNNNNNNNNNNNNNNNNNNNNNNNNNNNNNNNNNNNNNNNNNNNNNNNNNNNNNNNNNNNNNNNNNNNNNNNNNNNNNNNNNNNNNNNNNNNNNNNNNNNNNNNNNNNNNNNNNNNNNNNNNNNNNNNNNNNNNNNNNNNNNNNNNNNNNNNNNNNNNNNNNNNNNNNNNNNNGTTGTGATAATCAGCCTTGTGCGATTCTTTATCACAAACTAGTACTACGAAATGGTTTGCAGTACTATCTGGTAATGCTTACTCATGTATCTAGGCATTATATTCCATCAACTATCCACTGCCTGGTCAAATTTTATTCCGGTGTGCACACTAGCCCACGAGCTTGTGTACACCTTACCAGTGACAGGAGTAGAATCGGATAATTCTTGAAAGATCTAATCCTTCACTGATGAATGTCATGCACCCCAAAACGTATTGAAAGATTGATGATAAAGTTCTCTGGTTGTTATGACTGAAAGCGGCAAAACATGTTCAACTTCTAAATGATTTATGCCTTTGAAGTGCGAATTTGTGGCAcggcttattatcattattattactatttatactgagcagtcagccttgctggtatgctcaggaaaacAATGTAAACCAACTATCTAATTACAAGCGCAGTAATGTGTTTGTAAAAGCGACGTAAATAAATCAGAGTCGGAGGTTCCAATAATATTAAAtggcaaggtgttccattctttaatagtTCTGGAGAAGTAACTGTTCTGATATGACCTTATGGATGAAGATGGTTTACTCCTCAATAACAATGATGAGACGGTTCTGCTTCGAGACACAAAATCGCTTTGTGCTACTATACAACCCTTAGTAAACAACTTTTCTTTACAAACGTTTATAAGAGACTGAGTTTACTTGCTGAGCACCTGCCTCTCACCACACGTGTGACTACATGCAGTGTGACTGTTCACCATCAGGATCACCTAAAGTGCAGCACTCGCGTCAGGGTAACCAAATGTGGCAAGGGCCACCAAATTTCCACATTTGGTTACCCTGACGTGATTGTCAAACAGTGGACTTCTGTTGGCTGGTAGTTGCTGACTTCTGTTGGTGCTGCTACACAGTCACAAATGAGGCCAGGAAGTTGATTCAAAGGGTGAGTGTAATTTCACTGTACCTATGGTTTAACAGGGATTCCTCAGTGTTCACTATGCAAGTACCATATACCCTACTtaggcaaaattttctggaCTGGAGCATTTGATCATGAGTGACTTATATTTATTCTCCAGCAAGCACCAGATCCCCATCAATATAGCTGGGGAAGCTGGAGCAGTTCCAGCATAGAAGGTCAAGAAACTGTCAAAAACAATGTTTGCATTTCTCAACCACTTGCTCCAATTCCTCTTTTCCCCTTGCTGAGAGAGAGCATCACACTTGGCTGATAGTCTTACGCCAGCCCTTTAGATTGTACCTGTCCCAGCTTTAATTAATTTTGGAAATAGACATATTTCATAACTATATAACCATTGCCCCTCGCAAcctgaatttttattttattaggTGCAGATGTCTATTAAAAGTAACTCTCCAAGGTTTTAAAGGTGACATTTTTGAATTTGTACCAGATTTTTCACATACAGCATCCATGTGCTCATCTATGCTGGCTGCATACTGGTACCATAGGTCCTCAGTggaggatctaggatttttttaaaagggagtttctgaaagctgaataaggcatctgatgacatttcaccaatttttgagattttagaagctctgagatcaaATTTTAGGCTATATGTTTagttagcaatttacaatgctttaaactgtaaatacatactatagctagctattactaTTGGGCAAAGATtgtgactataagctgtagctttgactattctattagaatatctcaattgttgttaatgcagtgggagatgaaaagtgaagtgttactgagctataaatggtgttactTCAACAGTTGAGTGCAACCGCATGCAtgttactgaaatacagtggcaTATAGTTTTGTGATGGCAAATTGTCAGCACAACTAGTTGATGTAGctatttagactgccactgactcaagctaaatttaaaaggggggttgTGTTAATTGAAGccacagaaacccatctagatccaccactgcctCTATGTCAGTAGATATTAGAGCCCGTGCACAGTCTACAGTATGTAAGGGGGCACAGCTGTTGCCTTCTCATGTAGCAGATAATGTATGGCACTGTTTGTAGTTTTCCTATACAATATCTGCTACATGAGAAGGCAACAGCTGTGCCCCCTTGCATACTGTGGACTGTGGGCTCTAATATCTACTGACATAGaggcagtggcagatctagatgggtttctgtggtttcaacagaaacccccttttaaatttagcttgagtcagtggcagtctaaatagCTAAATAAACTagttgttgtactgacaatttgccATCACAAACAACTATAtgccactgtatttcagtagcatgcatgcagttacacTTAACCATtgaactaacaccatttataatatttaagtttgtaaacaagaTGATACACATTCCCACCCATGCAGTATTTGCCAGCACCATCCCCCTTAACAATTACCAGGGCAAACAACAATCATATGCTCATGCAACTGTTCGCCAGAACAAACTGATATCTTTATTCATTTTTACCGAGGACAATCCCGGACTGGAACAACTTGAACATTGGGGACTTAAGTAATTGTGATTTAGATTCCTTTAAAGGTTATTTATCTCATTGTTGAACCACTACataatttttgtacattagcgttgtacccttgatgggtt
This window encodes:
- the LOC136236757 gene encoding uncharacterized protein, giving the protein MPELRIFYDLLSQPCRAVVLFLEANKIPYESVLISLTEGAHKKNEDLGKLNPRRTIPAMDDNGFYLSERYKFARPKVFSLPEDPAKAEECKGKLEKAITTCESYFLSRGKYIGGDDISVADLKPFCELTQLWMTDYKPYQDGSKVDVWMKNCKERLGPAYDKAHKPVNDAIEQGWFKSKS